TACCACGTCCGCGACATCCAGTTCGTGGCCGCGTTCGACGTCGACGCCAAGAAGGTCGGCCTCGACCTGTCGCAGGCGATCAACGCGAGCGAGAACAACACCATCAAGATCTGCGACGTACCGCAACTGGACATCCCGGTGCAGCGGGGCCACACCCTCGACGGCCTCGGCAAGTACTACCGCGAGACCATCACCGAGTCCGACGAGCAGCCGGTGGACATCGTCCAGGTGCTCAAGGACAAGCAGGTCGACGTCCTCATCTCCTACCTGCCGGTGGGCTCGGAGCAGGCTGACAAGTTCTACGCGCAGTGCGCGATCGACGCCAAGGTGGCGTTCGTCAACGCACTGCCGGTGTTCATCGCCTCCGACCCGGTGTGGGCCAAGAAGTTCACCGACGCCGGCGTCCCGATCGTGGGCGACGACATCAAGTCGCAGGTCGGCGCGACCATCACGCACCGCGTGCTGACCAAGCTGTTCGAGGACCGTGGCGTCGAGGTGCAGCGCACCTACCAGCTCAACGTCGGCGGCAACATGGACTTCAAGAACATGCTCGAGCGCGACCGCCTGGAGTCCAAGAAGATCTCCAAGACGCAGTCGGTCACCTCGCAGATCCCGGACCGCGACCTCGGTGCCCGCAACGTGCACATCGGCCCGTCCGACTACGTCGCGTGGCTGGACGACCGCAAGTGGGCGTTCATCCGGCTGGAGGGCAAGACCTTCGGTGACGTGCCGCTGAACCTGGAGTACAAGCTCGAGGTCTGGGACTCCCCCAACTCGGCCGGCATCATCATCGACGCGCTGCGCGCCGCGAAGATCGCCAAGGACCGCGGGATCGGCGGCCCGATCCTGTCCGCGTCCAGCTACTTCATGAAGTCACCGCCCGTGCAGTACTTCGACGACGAGGCCCGCAAGGCCGTGCAGGACTTCATCGACGGGACCGTCGAGCGGTAGTTCTGCATCTCGCGCCCCACTCGAAAGCCCGGACCACCCTGAAGAACGCGGTGGATCCGGGCTTTCGAGCGCAACGGTTCCGGCCCGCGCGGGCGTCTCTTCGCGCAGCGGC
This genomic stretch from Jatrophihabitans cynanchi harbors:
- a CDS encoding inositol-3-phosphate synthase translates to MGSENKGGPIRVAIVGVGNCASSLVQGVHFYRDADPSGKVPGLMHVEFGPYHVRDIQFVAAFDVDAKKVGLDLSQAINASENNTIKICDVPQLDIPVQRGHTLDGLGKYYRETITESDEQPVDIVQVLKDKQVDVLISYLPVGSEQADKFYAQCAIDAKVAFVNALPVFIASDPVWAKKFTDAGVPIVGDDIKSQVGATITHRVLTKLFEDRGVEVQRTYQLNVGGNMDFKNMLERDRLESKKISKTQSVTSQIPDRDLGARNVHIGPSDYVAWLDDRKWAFIRLEGKTFGDVPLNLEYKLEVWDSPNSAGIIIDALRAAKIAKDRGIGGPILSASSYFMKSPPVQYFDDEARKAVQDFIDGTVER